Proteins from one Strix uralensis isolate ZFMK-TIS-50842 chromosome 14, bStrUra1, whole genome shotgun sequence genomic window:
- the C14H5orf24 gene encoding UPF0461 protein C5orf24 homolog isoform X3: MPSFTCTSGPLKMMHPVASSNTAFCGPGKSSCLNEDNVRSADQFDLYATQQSKYSHAVSHKPIACQRQDALNESHLQTTSGRNIETKDELKKKKNLNRSGKRGRPSGTTKSAGYRTSTGRPLGTTKAAGFKTSPGRPLGTTKAAGYKVSPGRPPGKKQQAFRCSSDA, translated from the exons ATGCCTTCGTTCACCTGCACGTCAGGGCCTCTG AAAATGATGCACCCTGTTGCCAGCAGCAATACAGCATTCTGTGGGCCCGGCAAGAGTTCTTGCCTTAACGAAGACAATGTGAGATCCGCCGATCAGTTTGACTTGTATGCCACGCAGCAGAGTAAATACAGCCACGCGGTCAGCCACAAACCAATTGCGTGCCAGAGACAAGATGCGCTGAACGAATCGCACTTGCAAACCACAAGTGGCAGGAATATAGAGACAAAAGACgaactaaagaaaaagaaaaacctcaacCGCTCTGGTAAACGTGGAAGGCCATCAGGGACCACAAAATCGGCAGGGTACCGAACCAGCACAGGTCGACCCCTGGGGACCACCAAAGCAGCTGGATTTAAGACAAGTCCAGGCAGACCCTTGGGCACGACTAAAGCAGCAGGATACAAAGTCAGCCCAGGCAGACCTCCAG gaaaaaagcagcaagcctTCAGGTGTTCCAGTGATGCCTAA
- the C14H5orf24 gene encoding UPF0461 protein C5orf24 homolog isoform X2 — protein MMHPVASSNTAFCGPGKSSCLNEDNVRSADQFDLYATQQSKYSHAVSHKPIACQRQDALNESHLQTTSGRNIETKDELKKKKNLNRSGKRGRPSGTTKSAGYRTSTGRPLGTTKAAGFKTSPGRPLGTTKAAGYKVSPGRPPGSIKALSRLANLSYTCGSAAFPYPVVHNRGVHAAGETSSKIKQPNE, from the coding sequence ATGATGCACCCTGTTGCCAGCAGCAATACAGCATTCTGTGGGCCCGGCAAGAGTTCTTGCCTTAACGAAGACAATGTGAGATCCGCCGATCAGTTTGACTTGTATGCCACGCAGCAGAGTAAATACAGCCACGCGGTCAGCCACAAACCAATTGCGTGCCAGAGACAAGATGCGCTGAACGAATCGCACTTGCAAACCACAAGTGGCAGGAATATAGAGACAAAAGACgaactaaagaaaaagaaaaacctcaacCGCTCTGGTAAACGTGGAAGGCCATCAGGGACCACAAAATCGGCAGGGTACCGAACCAGCACAGGTCGACCCCTGGGGACCACCAAAGCAGCTGGATTTAAGACAAGTCCAGGCAGACCCTTGGGCACGACTAAAGCAGCAGGATACAAAGTCAGCCCAGGCAGACCTCCAGGTAGCATTAAAGCTCTATCACGGCTTGCAAATCTAAGTTATACTTGTGGCAGTGCAGCTTTTCCCTATCCTGTGGTGCATAACAGAGGAGTACATGCTGCTGGTGAAACTAGCAGCAAAATCAAACAGCCTAATGAATGA
- the TXNDC15 gene encoding thioredoxin domain-containing protein 15: MWRLLVALASLGAALPAGAVTEQSAGGQPRSPGDGSAQGGGEPVRYRTAEMADAMLGSGLPAQQAVVLSVVPGEARAGQAAAVANGACDGGDGCGAGSGPTAPLGQAGSQGREQAALETVLPAPAEESNSTDSAKAPKVNCEERNATGIDRFTLQILNVSQDLMEFLNPNSSDCTLVLFYTPWCRFSASLAPHFNSLPRAFPTLRFLALDASQHSSLSTRFGTVAVPNILLFQGAKPMARFNHTDRTLETLKDFIFNQTGIEAKSDVSVTQEDWEGPLPSVLTKGIDWLLLFSLLFLASFVMYATVRTESIRWLIPGQEHEHQE, from the exons ATGTGGCGGCTGCTGGTGGCGCTGGCCTCGCTCGGTGCCGCCCTTCCTGCAG GGGCGGTGACGGAGCAGAGCGCCGgcgggcagccccgctcccccggggaTGGCTCCGCGCAGGGCGGCGGCGAGCCGGTGCGGTACCGGACTGCGGAGATGGCGGACGCAATGCTGGGCAGCGGGCTTCCCGCGCAGCAGGCCGTGGTGCTCTCGGTGGTGCCGGGGGAGGCGAGGGCCGGCCAGGCCGCCGCCGTCGCCAACGGGGCTTGTGATGGAGGCGATGGGTGCGGCGCGGGGAGCGGCCCTACGGCCCCCCTCGGCCAGGCGGGCAGCCAGGGCCGGGAGCAGGCCGCGCTGGAGACGGTGCTGCCCGCGCCCGCCGAGGAGTCGAATAGCACCGACAGCGCCAAAGCTCCCAAAGTGAACTGCGAGGAGAGAAACGCGACCGGCATCGACCGCTTCACGCTGCAGATCCTGAACGTGTCTCAG GACCTGATGGAGTTCTTAAACCCAAATAGCAGTGACTGTACGTTAGTCTTGTTCTACACACCGTGGTGCCGCTTTTCTGCCAGTCTGGCACCTCATTTTAACTCTTTACCTCGAGCATTTCCAACCCTTCGCTTCCTGGCACTGGATGCATCTCAGCACAGCAG TTTATCAACTAGATTTGGAACTGTTGCTGTACCAAATATCCTCCTTTTCCAAGGTGCTAAACCTATGGCTAGGTTTAATCATACAGACAGAACGCTGGAAACACTGAAAGACTTCATTTTTAATCAAACAG gtatagAAGCTAAAAGCGACGTGTCTGTGACCCAGGAAGACTGGGAGGGCCCCCTGCCTAGCGTTCTGACAAAAGGCATAGACTggctgcttctcttttctttgctcttcctggCTAGCTTTGTCATGTACGCTACCGTTCGAACGGAGAGCATTCGGTGGCTGATCCCAGGACAAGAGCACGAACATCAGGAATAA
- the C14H5orf24 gene encoding UPF0461 protein C5orf24 homolog isoform X1: MPSFTCTSGPLKMMHPVASSNTAFCGPGKSSCLNEDNVRSADQFDLYATQQSKYSHAVSHKPIACQRQDALNESHLQTTSGRNIETKDELKKKKNLNRSGKRGRPSGTTKSAGYRTSTGRPLGTTKAAGFKTSPGRPLGTTKAAGYKVSPGRPPGSIKALSRLANLSYTCGSAAFPYPVVHNRGVHAAGETSSKIKQPNE; encoded by the exons ATGCCTTCGTTCACCTGCACGTCAGGGCCTCTG AAAATGATGCACCCTGTTGCCAGCAGCAATACAGCATTCTGTGGGCCCGGCAAGAGTTCTTGCCTTAACGAAGACAATGTGAGATCCGCCGATCAGTTTGACTTGTATGCCACGCAGCAGAGTAAATACAGCCACGCGGTCAGCCACAAACCAATTGCGTGCCAGAGACAAGATGCGCTGAACGAATCGCACTTGCAAACCACAAGTGGCAGGAATATAGAGACAAAAGACgaactaaagaaaaagaaaaacctcaacCGCTCTGGTAAACGTGGAAGGCCATCAGGGACCACAAAATCGGCAGGGTACCGAACCAGCACAGGTCGACCCCTGGGGACCACCAAAGCAGCTGGATTTAAGACAAGTCCAGGCAGACCCTTGGGCACGACTAAAGCAGCAGGATACAAAGTCAGCCCAGGCAGACCTCCAGGTAGCATTAAAGCTCTATCACGGCTTGCAAATCTAAGTTATACTTGTGGCAGTGCAGCTTTTCCCTATCCTGTGGTGCATAACAGAGGAGTACATGCTGCTGGTGAAACTAGCAGCAAAATCAAACAGCCTAATGAATGA